The proteins below come from a single Ignavibacteria bacterium genomic window:
- a CDS encoding methylmalonyl-CoA mutase family protein, producing the protein MTNNEDLRAKVQTAYKEWEEKVYKKTTDKFPERLKNFTTASFNSVKPLYTPLDNESDGYTEKIGFPGQYPFTRGVQPTMYRGRFWTMRQYAGFGTAKQSNERYRYLLQQGQSGLSVAFDLPTQIGYDSDDAMAYGEVGKVGVAIDTLADMEVLFNQIPLDKVSTSMTINAPASVLLAMYIAVAEKQGVSRDKISGTIQNDILKEYIARGTYIFPPKPSMRLITNIFEFCSKEVPKWNTISISGYHIREAGSTAAQEVGFTLADGIAYVEAAIKAGLDVDNFAGQLSFFFNAHNDLLEEVAKYRAARRLWAKIMKERFGAKKPKSMMLRFHTQTAGSTLTAQQVNNNIVRVTIQTLAAVLGGTQSLHTNSRDEALALPTQESVMIALRTQQIVANESGVANTIDPLAGSYYVEAMTDQIEKEAEEYINKIDSIGGMVEAIETGYVQSEIQRASYQFTKEMESGERIVVGVNKFQIKEEEPKGLLKIDMKAQEEQVKFLNKVRSERNNALVEEKLKALKKASEGDENLMPYILEAVKAYAGIGEICNTMRAVFGEYKENVVV; encoded by the coding sequence ATGACAAATAACGAAGACCTTAGGGCAAAAGTACAAACTGCCTACAAGGAATGGGAAGAAAAGGTTTACAAGAAAACTACAGATAAATTTCCTGAAAGACTGAAAAACTTCACTACAGCTTCATTTAATTCTGTAAAACCCTTATACACCCCGCTGGATAATGAAAGCGACGGATATACTGAAAAAATAGGTTTTCCGGGACAGTATCCATTTACGCGCGGCGTCCAGCCCACAATGTACAGGGGAAGGTTCTGGACAATGAGGCAGTACGCAGGTTTCGGTACCGCAAAGCAGTCAAATGAACGCTACCGCTATCTGCTGCAGCAGGGACAGTCGGGCCTCTCGGTTGCCTTTGACCTCCCGACACAGATCGGATACGACAGTGACGACGCGATGGCTTACGGCGAAGTTGGTAAAGTCGGCGTTGCAATTGATACGCTTGCCGATATGGAAGTTCTCTTTAACCAGATTCCTCTCGACAAGGTATCCACCTCAATGACAATTAACGCTCCGGCATCGGTGCTTCTGGCAATGTATATTGCAGTAGCCGAAAAGCAGGGCGTAAGCCGCGATAAGATCTCCGGCACAATTCAGAATGACATATTAAAAGAATATATAGCAAGAGGCACCTACATTTTCCCGCCGAAACCCTCTATGCGCCTTATAACAAACATCTTTGAGTTCTGCTCTAAGGAAGTTCCTAAATGGAATACCATTTCCATCTCAGGCTACCATATCAGGGAGGCAGGTTCAACTGCAGCACAGGAAGTAGGCTTTACTCTGGCCGACGGTATTGCATACGTTGAGGCCGCAATAAAGGCGGGGCTTGACGTTGATAACTTTGCAGGACAGCTGTCGTTCTTCTTTAACGCTCATAACGATCTTTTGGAAGAAGTTGCAAAGTACAGAGCAGCAAGAAGACTCTGGGCCAAGATTATGAAGGAAAGATTCGGGGCAAAGAAACCCAAATCGATGATGCTCCGCTTCCACACACAGACCGCCGGCTCAACACTAACAGCGCAGCAGGTAAATAATAATATCGTCAGAGTTACAATACAGACACTGGCCGCTGTCTTAGGCGGAACACAGAGCCTGCACACAAATTCACGCGACGAGGCGCTTGCCCTTCCGACACAGGAATCTGTTATGATCGCACTGCGCACTCAGCAGATTGTGGCTAACGAAAGCGGCGTTGCAAATACAATTGATCCCCTGGCCGGCAGCTATTATGTTGAAGCCATGACAGACCAGATCGAAAAGGAAGCCGAAGAATATATCAATAAGATAGATTCTATCGGCGGCATGGTTGAGGCAATTGAAACAGGCTACGTACAGAGCGAGATACAGAGAGCTTCTTACCAGTTCACAAAAGAAATGGAATCAGGCGAAAGGATCGTCGTCGGCGTCAATAAATTCCAGATCAAGGAAGAAGAGCCGAAAGGACTTCTTAAGATAGACATGAAGGCGCAGGAAGAACAGGTTAAGTTCTTAAACAAGGTTCGTTCTGAAAGAAATAACGCCCTCGTAGAGGAAAAGCTGAAAGCTCTTAAGAAAGCTTCCGAGGGTGATGAAAACCTGATGCCATATATACTTGAAGCCGTAAAGGCATACGCAGGCATCGGCGAAATCTGCAACACAATGCGTGCAGTTTTCGGCGAATATAAAGAAAATGTTGTAGTATAA
- the mce gene encoding methylmalonyl-CoA epimerase — translation MNPTHIEHIGIAVKDLESAIKYYENVLGLKCYAIEEVTDQKVKTAFFKVGQTKLELLEATSPESSIAKFIEKKGEGIHHLAFAVSGLKDVLGEVEGKGVQLIDKAPRKGAEGLDIAFLHPKSTLGVLTELCEHKD, via the coding sequence ATGAATCCAACACATATTGAACACATTGGCATTGCAGTTAAAGACCTCGAAAGTGCCATAAAGTATTATGAAAATGTACTGGGACTTAAGTGCTACGCGATTGAAGAAGTCACAGACCAGAAAGTAAAGACTGCATTTTTTAAGGTTGGGCAGACAAAGCTTGAGCTTCTTGAGGCAACAAGCCCCGAAAGCTCTATAGCCAAATTTATTGAAAAGAAAGGTGAAGGCATCCATCACCTGGCTTTTGCAGTCAGCGGACTTAAGGATGTACTTGGTGAAGTGGAAGGAAAAGGTGTTCAGTTAATCGATAAGGCTCCGCGCAAAGGCGCCGAAGGCCTTGATATCGCTTTTCTGCATCCGAAGTCCACTTTAGGCGTACTAACAGAACTGTGCGAACACAAAGATTAA